The DNA region GTGCGGGACCGAGCGCCTTGTAGAAGGCTTCCTTGGCAGCAAATCGCGCGGCCAGACGCGCGATGCGCGTTGAATCGGCAAGCCCCTCGCAGGCGACGCGCTCGGCGGGCGTGTAGATGCGGTCCAGAAAGCCCTCGCGCCGCGAGAGCGCTTCCTCGATGCGCGAGAGCGCGACAATGTCCACGCCGATGCCCAGAGTGGCCATTCAGGGCTCCCCCTGTTCGGAGCGGTCCGCAAGGGCGTATGATCGAACTGGCGCGTGCATGGCGCCGA from Chrysiogenia bacterium includes:
- a CDS encoding holo-ACP synthase, with product MATLGIGVDIVALSRIEEALSRREGFLDRIYTPAERVACEGLADSTRIARLAARFAAKEAFYKALGPAQKGLSWQDVGVESDGESQPRLVPSARAQAALEKLGATRVHLSLSHDGGVAIAMVLIEN